The genomic interval GTAAACTTATTGTTCCCTAAATTCAGCACACGCAAGTCAGGCCAGTTCATCCAACAATCCGGTATGGTATCCCtccataaaaatgattttttgagAGTCTGAGATATCCAATGCTCTCAGACTGATTGTCCCCATTACATATTAAATGGAAAATAGATCCCGATAAAGCATTATTGGAAAGATCAAGTACTACCATGGAGGATGAAAGAGGCAATGGACGGACAAAATATGGAATTTTACCATAGATTTGGTTGTCAGAGAGATTCAAAGAGCATACTGGTAAATAGAATTCCAAAACCAACGAGGAATAATATCTGATATTCTTGTGTTGGATATATCCAACTTACTCAAATGCTTCTGTGAATGAAGCCACGAAGGAAAGTGAGGCCCTAAATGACATGACCTCAATCGCAATGCTAGGAGTTGAAAAGGTGGAACCCAtttggaattgattttgaagtTTACCGAGTTTCCGTTTGCATAAAAAAATGCCAGCTCTGTTAGATTGCCAAAGTGAATCTCAGAAATCATTCCATTCAAGTTGTTATTGGACAAATCTAGATATGTCAAAGATGAAAGTTCTCCTGAAGCTGGAGGAAGTGGACCCGAAACAGAGTTGTCACTTAGAGCAAGAGTGTGcagatttttgaaaagccCGAGTTGATTTGTCAATTGACCCGAAATCTTACAACCTCTCAAAAATAGTGATTCTAGTTCAAATGCAGCACACGCGGAGATAATATCTAAGATTTCTGATATATCTTGACCTAATTTGGTGTACGATAGATCCAATGATGTCAACTTACAAAGCCTCACAAATGATATTGGAAATTTCCCACCAAGTTCATTGAAAGAAAGGTCGAGTGTCTTGATAAAAGTCAAGTTTTCTAGACCAATGGATGAAATTGTACCTTGCAATCTATTATATCCGAGAGAAAGGTACTCAAGATCATCAAAGTTAGAGAAGCAGTCAGAAATTGTGGAATTGAATTGGTTGTAAGATAAATCAAGATATCTAAGAGATGTCAAGTTTTTAAATCCATCAGGGATTGGACCTCTAAATATGTTAGAGCTTAGATCCAGAAAGACTAGGTCACTGAGACCAAAAACCCAGCTAGGAATGGAAGTTTTGCCAAAAAGGTTGCCGGAAAGATCAAGCGCGTTTAGAGACGAAAAATTTGCAGAGGCAAGTGGAGCAAAGTGATGAAGTTTGCAGGAGAACAGCTTTAATACTTTTAAAGAAGGGAGTGAGTTTATTACCAGCAACCAATCGGAGGCTTTAATGAGGTCTACATCACTCGTATCGAGATGCTCTAGCAAGGAAGGACCAGCTAGCCATGAAATATCTTCAACGCGCAACTCATAATAACTCCCACTAAGATCAAGATGCATCAAATTTGAGAGATTACCGAGTTGGTGAGGAATCCATCCGGCAAATCCATCACCAGAGAGATTGAGGTATCTTAGATTGTCCATTGAACCAATATACTCAGGAATTTGAATTCCCTGAAAATCATTGCCGCTTAAGTCCAAGAGATTCAAATGCTTTAAATCGACCAAAGCGGGATTTATCTTACCACCCAGCTCTGACCTTTCAAGGTTGAGCTCAAGGACGTGGCCAGTGATGTTGTTACAAACAAAACCACCCCATTCACAACAATCTACATCACCAATCCAAGAGGCAAGATGGTTTGAAGGATCTTTGAAATCTTGCTTCAACTTTATAAGCGCTACCCTCTCACTTTCTAAGCAACCCATGTAAAAGGTGGCATCGCAGAAGCTAATGTTGCTCATGGTAGCTATAGCAAATAACTCAACCAAAACTAAAGCAACAAGACCAGTCATGCTTGGTTTTGattgttgtaaaataattttaaaagaatgaAATGTACAGAGAGTGttatcatatatttatattgcagctatttacttttgtttctcttttcggttgtctttcttttcatttcttttacaaattaattcttCCGGCTCTATTGAAACTAAAGAGTTAGGTGTGATTTAACCTTTTagtaaactataaattttgcTCTAATCTTCCGGTTATTCCAACTATTTTGGTTTTGAATGTATGCATCTTATAGGTTATAGCTTCCCACAAGAATACATAGAGCCGACAGTGGCAAGTTGGTAGCATCTTacacttttatttgaatattactCTGGCCGGCCCTAGCTTTTAGGCAATTTAAGCTTGTTTGCTATTGAGGTGCTATAGCTTAAAGTTACAATtattgtagaaaaaaattataattatgaaataaaaactattagTGTATAGTAAGTAtgactattaaataataattttgacaaaaatagtaataatattagaCTTTCAACATAGAAGTAATGAATCGTATCAACTTAGCTTATAAGTCACAATAATTAGtatttatcaaacattttaACTATATAATCTCAATATCAAACGAGGTCTTAGCCGGCTCTATGCCCTCTATCCTAGTTAGGTGCCTAGGTCCCCACTATTCCAGAAAGACCTCACAGAAGTATTATCtggggtttttaattaaataccctttaatagtttcaaaattattgaaataccCCCTCCCTTTTTAGTTTTCATGGATACCCTAACAAATGTGAGTAAAGTCGGAAATACCCTTAATGAATGCATCAAATTCACTCAATGAATTGTCTTTATATTTCTTTCCTAATTTCTTTCACCCAACTCTATTTTTGCTGCCgattctttcaaaatctcttagaaTCTCTCAAAATCTCTCATAACTTCTTACACAAATACAATTATGTATTCATTTCTTTAACACCCACTCTTTCTTTAAAGGTGCATTGCTTATTAACAACCCAATAAGGTATGTTAATGTTGTtgggttttaaattttttaattttgaggaaaatttagaaattttcctCACAttacaatgttttattttcaccattttttcttatatgtagaaatatatgcaatgtaggttgtttaattatttttttcagcaatataacttatttatgGCAAAAATGTTTCAAGTCGTGCATTCTTTTGATATCGTGTACGTCATATAGTTAGTCATGTAGGTCGTGTAAGTAATATAGTCGTGTAAGTCGTGTAGGTCATGTAAGAAATATAGTCGTGTAAGTTGTGTAAGTcgtgtaaataatattgtcgTGTAGGTCATGTAGTTActtatatatgaaatttaatattattgtttttattgtatcATCAGATATGATTTTGGTACGTGTGCCTATTTTCTTCAATAGTGAATGGATTGAGCAAAATGATGAGTATAAGTTCAAAGGTTCCAAGGCTAAAGGGATAATGATACCACGATCGACAACATATGCCGAATTGGTGGAGAAGATAGCTGAAGTTATTGATATAGATACTTCAGAATTCGAAATCACAATGAAGTTCAACCTATGCCACCAGTTACAATTCAAACCAATGATGATGtggaatttttttagattccaatttaatttcacttctttttttaataattttcgtTGACATTTTCTGCATAGCAGCAGATATAAATTCTTAGCACAAATTAAGTCTTTAAAGAGCtaaattaatctaatgattaatggaaaaattcGTGTAATTTTAAAGTCGCAGTTAAACATATTACAgcaatttaaaaagttttttttttattttttatcttcaaagTGCTTTCTTCCTCTGGCCAAGCATACAAGCATACAAGCATACATGAGGAATGCCTGCATATAATTAatccatgaaatcaattaaaaaaaaatcaactataggaaattaatgtaatgttaTACACATAAGAACACCATTCGCAGTGATAAAATATTTCCACTCATAACTAGACATATCATGACTTACCATGGCTTATAATTGGAAATTAAGGATCTCTCTAACTAATGACATTTCACAAGGTAAAGGTATATGCACCATTCCAATTTATTGTGAgcctaattaaactaaatgtaATGTGTAGATTCTATtgacaagaaacaaaatatggAATTGAAGGTCGTGTAATTGTGTAATACAAGAAGATCGTGTAATTGTATAATACATGAAGGTTGTATAAACGTGCaatacatgaaggtcgtgTAAACGTGCAATACATGATAGTCATGTAATCGTGCaatacatgaaggtcgtgTAATCGTGCAATATATGAAGGTCGTGTAATACACAATCTTGAATCTTATATAACCTTACATGACCAAATCTTGTgttacataataaaattataataagcacaatccattaatttttcacaatttgcATGCAACAAAATGACTAGAAATTTGTTTTCGAACATGTTATGAGAGACCCACAactaattaatctattttttcaatataaaaccctaacttttttttttcccttgaatATTAACAAGAAAACTAATTACATGGAATTACTTGTCTCAACTAGTTACATTATGACAATTTTACAGTAAATGATCAACTCTCTTCGGCAATTATGTAGTGACGAACTATGCTTCAATTTCTCAGTTGTGGCAGCTTCCCCTTCTCAGGTTTAGTTTGCTTGTGTTGAAGTTCGATTTACCATGTATGGAGAATGAATGTTTGTTTCGGTAGAAGTGATGCCGGTAAGGGAATTGCAGAGGTGATGCCGGTGAGGGAATTGcagtgtttgtttgtttgagttTGATAATGGAGGGAATTGCAGCAGATGAGTATTTGTTTGCTTCAGTAGAGAAGAGAGAGGTGCTGTCCGTTGagttaaaatgttttaaaatgagGACAGCTTAGTAATTTCCTATCGATTTTTAAAGGgtattgatgaaaattttgacaaaaatagattttagggtattgagataatttttgaagtatgAAGGTGTACCGGGCGCAATTGGCACGTATTATCTACCTATAAAAGGAAGTGttattaatagttaattattGGTATCAGCAAAAACGATTACGTTTCCATTTATTAagaataatgttaaaattctCACTAGAGTCTTACGAACCACCGTACTgggataattaaatttaacactCTACTGCACGATACGGAGCATCAAACCCACTTTAATGAGAAAAGTACATAAAAACGGTGCTtcaaaagggggaaaaaaaatattctagcTTGTTTCCCATAGCATCAATGTATACTTCCtggaaatttttctttgaaatggTTGTGAAACAAATTCAGTGACCGCAATGCTACAAGATCTGTCACTAATTCTGCGGGAAGCACTCctgagaaattatttttcgaACGGTCTGTAATTCTCAACAAATTAAGAATGGAGGTATATCCGACCTCTTTGCTCTTCATTACAGGTGATGCCTCCtcctcaagcatataaaaAGTATAATTGCTTCGATATCTGACGTTGTTGCCTCCAGAATAGTTCATTGTCACCGTGCACTCGAGTTACTGATGCATGCTGGTATGGCTCCAGAGAGATTGTTGCAAGCAATGTCTAAGATTTGGAGAGACCTTAAAGTCCAGTTGTCTTATGATAAATTTCGAATCTTTCCATTAATTCGATTATtggagaaattgaaaaaataaagctGAGAAGAAGATTCCCAAATCTCTCAGGAGTGTTAGATTGAATGCTTGAGTTTGAGATATCAAgatacaacaaaaaattttgtgaGAGAGGCCAGAATGGAAATTCATCTCCAAAATAATGACAAGAGCCCAAATATTGTAAGAGAAACACAAAACAGTGagataacaaattatatgttaactaatttaaacaaaagtGTAAACTAGCaatcgaaaacaataaatgaagaacagaagaggaagaaaccgaattgaaataaaaacccGAGGCCTGCACAAAACAATCTCCTTAAAACAGATTTACCACCTTTACGGAGTGCTTAAGGTTTGCTAGTATCTGTTTTCCAGGATGCAACGGGTACGATTTGCCAGTCAAGCACAAGCTGGAAAATCTGGTGAACCACAACCAGTGAACTCGATCAGAGAAAGACGAAAAAGGATGAAGGGAAAACAAGTGTGCTTTGTGCTCGTTTTTGCAAGTGGAAAATCTGGTGAACCACAACCAGTGAACTCGATCAGAGAAAGACGAAGAAGGATGAAGGGAAAACAAGTGTGCTTTGTGCTCGTTTTTGCAAgtggaaaaaacaaaagtgaaGGTGCCTTTTTATACTCAAGGGAGGATGTAATAGCTTttgtattgaatttgaaaattcaatacattttaattaatagttataacaaccaaatcaatttaatgGTTCTTACTCATGCATGGTtaaatgtttatatttaaacactaATTCCTAGGCTTCTTTTTCCCATGTGGGATAAGactcatttcctttcaaattttcaacttcaaGAGTGAACTTTAagagacaatttctcattcacctaagcaccattttgagaaaataaaattatactattgaAGTATCAATGGAGTAGAATCCGAACCtcacaatatttttcactttcgtTAAGTGGAACCCACTCAAAATGTGCTCTCAAAATAGTAtgttatgctattttttcaacaaatatAACACTTGAACTTGGAAAGGAGGGATCCAATTAAGACTGGCATTTAATGTTATTGAGTTTCCGTTgtaacaaaaacaagaaagtGAATTTCAGAAAGATGTCCATTCAATTTGTTATGATAATTCTCCTAACGATAATGGAACAGAACCAGTGATAAAACTGTCACTTAGATGCAGagttttgagatttttaattgGCTAATTTGATCGGTCAAATGACCAAATATTTGACAATCAACCACATATGACTCTTCTAGGCCATCAAACATACCTCTTGAAAAGCTATGAAAAATCTCTAATATCTCTTGACTCTTGTTTGCCCATGACAAAGAGATTGACCTCGGCTCACGAAGTCTACCAAATGAAGTTGGAAGTTTCCCTTCAAGAACATTATAAGAGATTGAGTGTTTTAGAGAGGTCAAGTTTCCCAGACCACTTGAAATCGTACCTTGcaaattattaaactcaaGAGAAAGTTACTCAAGACAATTAATCCTGGAAATCCACTCAGGTATTGTAGAATTGAATTGATTGTCAGATAAATCAAGATATCTAAGGGATGACAAGTTTTCAGGTCCATTGGGGATTGGACCTTGAAATTTATTACAAGAAGGTTTTGAGTGAGAGGAAAATTATGGAGAGTGTGGTTGTAACAATTTTCCATATAATACATTTTTCTCTGTTATCATGAGTTTTGCCTTAAAATTTAGAGTTTTCCACGTGAATTTTGTATTGTGTAATAGGCGtcattctccatttaatttttaaaattattttttacttggtATATTGCTTGTGGAGATCTTAGAAGGGAACCGTTAATTTCCCAACAGATGGTTGCTATGACAACCAATTTAAGGTAAAGAAAGGTAATAATTACGTTCATGGTTGGTTTCAATGCCAAACGacttttagaattaaaattgtaagaaCAAGGACATGTGAATATATGAATGGGAAGATTTGCACCTGCAATCTACTTATAAAGCATATTTTGTTAACACGAAATATGCTTTATGATTCCACTTGCTGCTTATCTCAAATTATGGCAACATCCATTTGTGATTTGTGACCTCATTTTCTGCATCGTTGCCAGAAACTTCAAAGATATTTAACTGGACTCGGTCCCTCTGTGGAAGACTTTAAAACTTTGATATTTCTAACTTGTCTCCTTccaaaaatagggtttgttaCGTGCAGGACAGGTACTTACTGTAAAAGTTTCCATTTTCCCTGCTGGATTACACTTAGCCAtcacaacttaaaagttattggaacttaggcctgtaattttttttttttattcactttgCAGACTTTCACAtctattttctaaataaattaaactagCATAAAACTCAAATCTCTTCCATTATTTCGCTGATGAGtaaattacatataaaaaaaacatagcTTGagacaccaaaaaaaaaaaaaaactatttaaattttcttatagCAGTGCTACATTTGTCTCCAAGCCGATCAAGAAAAACAGAGTACATATACCTCCACCTTCGGTTGACAATTAAAGGACCTATTACAAACCAAAAACCCACCACACATCCCAGAGCCATGCTTACATAGAACCACtccacttcatcttcatcatcttctccaTTTCCATCTTGAGGCATTGGAACAGTCTCAGTGCAGTTTCTAGAAAGAGGAGATCCACACAGATCATTACCGATAAAACAAGATGCATCAAAGCTTTGTAGCTGAGTGCTTGTAGGAATTTCTCCTGACAAGTAGTTATAGGACAAGTTCAAAAGATTCAAGAACGTCAAGTTTGAGACACTCCGTGGAATTTCTTCAGAAAGCTGGTTATTCGAGAAATCAATGACCTCTATTGACTTCATGGCACCAATACTATCGGGGATTCTTCCAGAGAAGTGATTGTATGACAAATTCAGCGACCGCAATGCTACAAGATCTGTCACTTCTACAGGAATCTCTCcagagaaattatttttcgaAAGGTCTATAAGTGCCACCAAATAAAGAATGGTGCTATATTCAAGCTCTTTCCCTTTCATCACCAGAAATGCCTTCTCAATAGGATCACTAAAACTCCTGGGCCTGGGTAGACAACTTCTGTAAAGCGAACAATCAGTAATGCCTGGATGTGTGTCGCCCAAAGGATAGTCAACTGTCACCATGGCACTGAGATTACTAATACATTTTGGTATGGCTCCAGAGAGATTGTTGTAACCGAGGTCCAAGATTTGGAgagaagttaaaaaacaaagctCTGTTGGAAACTGGCCATCAAATATATTTGAACGAAGATTAAGAATAACCAtgcttgaaaatttttctcctATCCACGTTGGAATGTCTCCAGAAAACTGGTTTCCATCCATGTTAAGAGATACTAGCCTATTGCAATTGCTGAGTGACTCGGGTATTCTTCCAGAGAGGCTGTTTTTCTGAAGATGCAATAATGTCAGAGAACCTAGAGATCCCAGGGAGGGTGGAAGGTTACCGGTAAAATTATTGTTGCCCAAATTCAATACTCTCAAATACAGAAAATTCATCCAACAATCAGGTATCTCTCCAGAAAAAGAATTGTTTTCAAGATTAAGAACTTGCAGTTCTCCTCTCATTCCATTACACAAGACAGGGGAAATAGATCCTGAGAACGCGTTGTTGGATAGATCAATGCTTTCCAATTGAAAGGATATAAGAGGCAGTGTGCCTGATAAATTGTTCGAGCTCAAGTCAACTGTCCGAAGACCAGTGGCCTTGGATAAATTTGGAATCTCCCCATTAATTCGACTATTGGagaaattcaaaaagtaaAGTTGGGGAGAAGCTTCCCAAAATCTAGCTGGAACGGTATCTTGAATTCCTGACCTGGAGATATCAAGATATCCCAAGACGTTTTGTGAGAGAAGCCAAAATGGAAATGTAGGTCCTAAATGACAAGATTGCAGGTCTAACTTTTCAAGTTGAAAAGGAGGAATCCAATCAGGACCTACTTTTAACGTCAATGCATTTCCAGATACATCAAAAGACACCAATTTTGAGAGATTGGCAAGGTGAATTTCAGAGAGATATCCTTTCAACGTGTTATTTGAAAGAACTACACGTTCTAAGGACGAAAGTCCTCCTAGAGACGATGGAATAAGACCAGAAATAGAATTGTGACTGAGAAACAGTGAGTCAAGACTTTTAAAATGCCCAATTTGACTTGTCAAATGACCAAAAATTTTGCAACCAGTCATATCCCACGACTCCAGTCTATCTGAGATACAACTtgaaaaaatatctaaaatttcGGAGATGTCTTGGCTCATTTTCACATCTGACAAAGAAATTTCTCTTAAGTTGCATAGTCTTCCAAAAGATCTTGGAATTTGACCTTCAAGCTGTTGGCTACTCAAATCAAGAACTTCTATAGACGCAGATAGGTTTGCCAGAAAACCTGTAATTGAACCTTGCAAGCTATTTGACCGAAGAGAAATGTGGACAAGATTGCTAAAGCTAGCCAACCAATTGGGTATTGAAGAATTGAAATCGTTGTAACTTAAATCTAGATGTCTAAGAGAAGTCAAGTTTTGAAGTCCGACGGGTATTGAACCCTGAAAATCATTAGAACCTAGATCAAGATAGACTAAATTACTAAGACCAAAAACCCAACTAAGAACCAGAGAGTTCTGATCAAATTGGTTGGAGGAAAGATCAAGAACGGAAATTGACGAAATATTGACAATAGGTGGTGGATGAAAGTGATCGAGTTGGCAACCGGACAGCCTCAATACTCGTAAAGAAGAAAGTGAGTTTATAGCCAATGACCAATCAAAGGCTTTGCCAAGGTTCACACCACCTAAATCAAGGTGTTGAAGCAAAGAAAGACCAGGTAGCCATGACAAATTGTCAACATATAATTCAGAATTTTCAACAAGGTCAAGATATTGTAGTTTAGAGAGATTTCCAAGTTGATGAGGGATCATTCCTTTGAATCCAGCTCCAGAGAGGTTAAGATATTTTAACTTTCCCATAGAACCAAGAAATCTTGGGATCCCTCCCCCAAAACTATTACCGCTCAAATCCAAGTAATTCAAATGCTGAAAATGAAGCAAAGAGGGGTTTATCTTACCTCCGAACTTTGATCTCTCATAAGCTTCATATTCGGCACCGTATGTGCGATAGATGATGGAATATTGGGCAGGGGATGTGTGATAGCTGATAGGATGGTTCAATGGATTTCCAAGACGGAGCTCAAGGACATGGCCAGTGAAGTTGTCGCAGACAACACCAGACCATTTGCAACAGTCAGCTCCGTCGCCGGCGCCATTCCAAGAGACTAGCCGGTTTGAAGGATCTTTCAGGTCTTTCTTGAACTTTAAAAGCGCTTCTCTCTCACTTTCGATGCAATGTCCCAAGCAAGTTGCTCCACCGCAGAAGCTGAGGCTGATGGTTGCTACGGCAAGCAattcaagcaaaacaaaagaaacaacaataTTCATGATTAATTGGTTTTGAGGCAAGGCAATCTTCAGAAAGAAAACAAGGAGGAAATGTGCGTGCATGACACTTGTAATTCCAGGCTATTTATAGGGTTCTTGTGTTGTCTCAACTTCTCGGAGCATGCAACTTGGAAAAATAGCTGCTAGAccttaattttcttcttcaagattGCCAGAAAGTTCAATGATATTAGAAATTTTGTCATATAATGCACGTTTTTCGCttttagaaaaatcatccCAAATGAGTCATTAATTGAGGTAGGTCCCTCTATggaaattataaaactttgaTCTTTCTAACCTCCGCCTCTTTCAGAGGGACCTTGAATTAACGCGTTATCGAAAAATGATCAAATACTCATAATCCCACTTTTGATTTGTCGAAATTACCCATCCCTGCAACCTTgccttttaaaataattattaaaaaagtttaaCAACTAAgcagtaaaataaattttcaatcatgaaacaaattttagtgataaaatagtaaaagaaaccaaaagtTAAAGATTAACATAATCTCTTTAACAAAAATGAGAAGTTTTGATGAGTTCTAAAATGagaaggaaaattattaatttattaaatcgACAGAGACgttttgatcattttctcTGCTAGCTGattcaaaaaagaataaaattaaactctAATTGAACTCTTTGATATTAATGTTACATCATCTACTCTAAATTgttgcataaattttaaaagcctAGTCATCAAATGAAACTATCCTATGTCAATTTTAtggattttttgttataaCGTTACAACGTCTATTCTAATTTGTCGCTTAacttttaaaagcttaaatCATGCAATGAGATTATGTTTCATCAGTTTTATATGGATTATTTTGTATAAGGTGAACAACATCTCGTTTGTTACCTAAATAAAGAATCGACCTGCCATCCACTTTATGAAAAAAGACAGTTTGACTTACCACCCGTaacatattaaaaacaaaaattttaataaaagtttatgagattaaataagcacttataattattaaataagttctATGCACTTAAGGAGGTTTGtaaggtaaaatattaatttttaaaatttcaaatagtttcactttttacaaaa from Citrus sinensis cultivar Valencia sweet orange chromosome 9, DVS_A1.0, whole genome shotgun sequence carries:
- the LOC107176535 gene encoding receptor-like protein EIX1, giving the protein MTGLVALVLVELFAIATMSNISFCDATFYMGCLESERVALIKLKQDFKDPSNHLASWIGDVDCCEWGGFVCNNITGHVLELNLERSELGGKINPALVDLKHLNLLDLSGNDFQGIQIPEYIGSMDNLRYLNLSGDGFAGWIPHQLGNLSNLMHLDLSGSYYELRVEDISWLAGPSLLEHLDTSDVDLIKASDWLLVINSLPSLKVLKLFSCKLHHFAPLASANFSSLNALDLSGNLFGKTSIPSWVFGLSDLVFLDLSSNIFRGPIPDGFKNLTSLRYLDLSYNQFNSTISDCFSNFDDLEYLSLGYNRLQGTISSIGLENLTFIKTLDLSFNELGGKFPISFVRLCKLTSLDLSYTKLGQDISEILDIISACAAFELESLFLRGCKISGQLTNQLGLFKNLHTLALSDNSVSGPLPPASGELSSLTYLDLSNNNLNGMISEIHFGNLTELAFFYANGNSVNFKINSKWVPPFQLLALRLRSCHLGPHFPSWLHSQKHLSKLDISNTRISDIIPRWFWNSIYQYAL
- the LOC102620072 gene encoding receptor-like protein EIX2, with the protein product MHAHFLLVFFLKIALPQNQLIMNIVVSFVLLELLAVATISLSFCGGATCLGHCIESEREALLKFKKDLKDPSNRLVSWNGAGDGADCCKWSGVVCDNFTGHVLELRLGNPLNHPISYHTSPAQYSIIYRTYGAEYEAYERSKFGGKINPSLLHFQHLNYLDLSGNSFGGGIPRFLGSMGKLKYLNLSGAGFKGMIPHQLGNLSKLQYLDLVENSELYVDNLSWLPGLSLLQHLDLGGVNLGKAFDWSLAINSLSSLRVLRLSGCQLDHFHPPPIVNISSISVLDLSSNQFDQNSLVLSWVFGLSNLVYLDLGSNDFQGSIPVGLQNLTSLRHLDLSYNDFNSSIPNWLASFSNLVHISLRSNSLQGSITGFLANLSASIEVLDLSSQQLEGQIPRSFGRLCNLREISLSDVKMSQDISEILDIFSSCISDRLESWDMTGCKIFGHLTSQIGHFKSLDSLFLSHNSISGLIPSSLGGLSSLERVVLSNNTLKGYLSEIHLANLSKLVSFDVSGNALTLKVGPDWIPPFQLEKLDLQSCHLGPTFPFWLLSQNVLGYLDISRSGIQDTVPARFWEASPQLYFLNFSNSRINGEIPNLSKATGLRTVDLSSNNLSGTLPLISFQLESIDLSNNAFSGSISPVLCNGMRGELQVLNLENNSFSGEIPDCWMNFLYLRVLNLGNNNFTGNLPPSLGSLGSLTLLHLQKNSLSGRIPESLSNCNRLVSLNMDGNQFSGDIPTWIGEKFSSMVILNLRSNIFDGQFPTELCFLTSLQILDLGYNNLSGAIPKCISNLSAMVTVDYPLGDTHPGITDCSLYRSCLPRPRSFSDPIEKAFLVMKGKELEYSTILYLVALIDLSKNNFSGEIPVEVTDLVALRSLNLSYNHFSGRIPDSIGAMKSIEVIDFSNNQLSEEIPRSVSNLTFLNLLNLSYNYLSGEIPTSTQLQSFDASCFIGNDLCGSPLSRNCTETVPMPQDGNGEDDEDEVEWFYVSMALGCVVGFWFVIGPLIVNRRWRYMYSVFLDRLGDKCSTAIRKFK